The proteins below come from a single Diceros bicornis minor isolate mBicDic1 chromosome 3, mDicBic1.mat.cur, whole genome shotgun sequence genomic window:
- the CYREN gene encoding cell cycle regulator of non-homologous end joining isoform X1, which yields MIPGVMRVEFAVLNKKSKSGSLDPDSTSRDTGEMEALEPGNKKRVLPTWMTAQMAEKRMAPMKTPKRRRMAAVPAAAAARLPVLKTVYCMNEAEMVDVALGTLIEVKSAVSFLTLITRNSLQAESRLGPWLMSISSGLRERSHVSAHFRLPLSSASLRSCSPWPLPLRGVHPPEHLGPDPRGGYGCERESSLCIWGDSVLVCMWRGQETFNCFERVSVGRDDILALHFWQNATQVSWLPEENNYCTTLELSILYRGPGTLVYCTVSFNPCSNLVM from the exons ATGATCCCTGGTGTGATGAGAGTGGAATTTGCTGTCCTGAATAAGAAAAGCAAGTCAGGAAGCTTGGACCCTGACTCCACTTCAAGAGACACTGGAGAGATGGAAGCCTTAGAACCTGGGAATAAAAAGAGGGTCCTTCCCACATGGATGACAGCCCAGATGGCTGAGAAGAGAATGGCACCAATGAAGACCCCCAAGAGGAGGAGAATGGCAGCAGTGCCGGCGGCTGCTGCAGCCAG ACTTCCTGTGCTGAAGACTGTGTACTGCATGAACGAAGCTGAAATGGTAGATGTTGCCCTGGGCACCCTGATTGAGGTAAAGTCAGCTGTGTCTTTTCTTACTCTTATAACCAGAAACTCTTTACAGGCAGAAAGTAGACTAGGCCCTTGGTTAATGTCAATCTCAAGTGGCCTCAGGGAGCGCTCTCACGTGTCGGCCCACTTCCGCCTGCCCCTGTCTAGCGCTTCTCTCAGGTCATGCTCCCCTTGGCCTCTGCCCCTGAGAGGTGTGCACCCACCCGAGCATTTGGGCCCGGATCCCCGGGGAGGATATGGCTGTGAGAGGGAGAGCAGCCTCTGCATTTGGGGTGACTCTGTGCTAGTGTGTATGTGGAGGGGACAGGAAACCTTTAACTGCTTTGAAAGGGTCTCAGTCGGGAGAGATGACATCTTAGCACTGCACTTCTGGCAGAACGCCACTCAAGTCTCCTGGCTTCCTGAAGAGAATAATTATTGTACCACCTTAGAGTTGTCTATACTTTATCGTGGACCAGGTACTCTTGTGTATTgtactgtctcatttaatccttgcagtaACCTGGTGATGTAG
- the TMEM140 gene encoding transmembrane protein 140 has product MTVPRLRQGNQLLFLGIMILMIMVISLLFYALLWKAGNLTDLPNLRIGLYNFCLWNEGTGSLQCYQFPELEALGVPRVGLALARLGVYGALVLTLFVPLPLLLGWCNSNEGEWQLAVGFLATSSMLLASGLGIFLTCTWKWVRLSLLEPGFLALGFAQALLIILLMATVVFPQRAEKDESKLESR; this is encoded by the coding sequence ATGACTGTCCCAAGGCTGAGGCAAGGCAACCAGCTGCTGTTCCTGGGCATCATGATCCTCATGATCATGGTCATCTCCCTGCTGTTCTACGCTCTCCTCTGGAAGGCCGGCAACCTCACTGACTTGCCCAACCTGAGAATCGGCTTGTACAACTTCTGCCTGTGGAACGAGGGCACTGGCTCCCTACAGTGCTACCAGTTCCCTGAGCTGGAGGCCCTGGGGGTGCCTCGGGTTGGCCTGGCCCTGGCCAGGCTTGGCGTGTACGGGGCCCTGGTCCTCACCCTTtttgtccccctgcctctcctcctggGCTGGTGCAACAGTAACGAGGGAGAGTGGCAGCTGGCGGTGGGCTTCCTGGCAACGTCCTCCATGCTGCTGGCCAGCGGCCTGGGCATCTTCCTCACCTGCACATGGAAGTGGGTCAGGCTCTCCCTCCTAGAGCCTGGGTTTCTAGCTCTGGGCTTTGCCCAGGCTTTACTCATCATCCTGCTTATGGCCACAGTTGTGTTCCCTCAGAGGGCAGAGAAGGATGAGAGCAAACTTGAGAGCCGCTAG
- the CYREN gene encoding cell cycle regulator of non-homologous end joining isoform X2, protein MIPGVMRVEFAVLNKKSKSGSLDPDSTSRDTGEMEALEPGNKKRVLPTWMTAQMAEKRMAPMKTPKRRRMAAVPAAAAARLPVLKTVYCMNEAEMVDVALGTLIEGRKQEECSEQPALAGADKAELSPTCSASPSSPGSSEDEDNGKDALPPGHSPSQGPAGSDSGCSRSPEEDEDVLKYVREIFFS, encoded by the exons ATGATCCCTGGTGTGATGAGAGTGGAATTTGCTGTCCTGAATAAGAAAAGCAAGTCAGGAAGCTTGGACCCTGACTCCACTTCAAGAGACACTGGAGAGATGGAAGCCTTAGAACCTGGGAATAAAAAGAGGGTCCTTCCCACATGGATGACAGCCCAGATGGCTGAGAAGAGAATGGCACCAATGAAGACCCCCAAGAGGAGGAGAATGGCAGCAGTGCCGGCGGCTGCTGCAGCCAG ACTTCCTGTGCTGAAGACTGTGTACTGCATGAACGAAGCTGAAATGGTAGATGTTGCCCTGGGCACCCTGATTGAG GGCCGAAAACAGGAAGAGTGCTCAGAACAGCCGGCTCTGGCAGGCGCTGATAAGGCAGAGCTCTCCCCAACCTGCTCAGCGTCACCCAGTTCTCCTGGGAGCAGTGAGGACGAGGACAATGGGAAAGATGCTCTTCCCCCAGGCCACAGCCCTTCTCAGGGGCCTGCTGGTTCTGACTCTGGCTGCAGCAGAAGCCCTGAGGAAGACGAGGATGTGTTGAAATACGTCAGGGAGATATTTTTTAGTTAA